The Nicotiana tabacum plastid, complete genome DNA window ATGAATCGCTCCCGAAAAGGAATCTATTGATTCTCTCCCAATTGGTTGGACCGTAGGTGCGATGATTTACTTCACGGGCGAGGTCTCTGGTTCAAGTCCAGGATGGCCCAGCTGCGCCAGGGAAAAGAATAGAAGAAGCATCTGACTACTTCATGCATGCTCCACTTGGCTCGGGGGGATATAGCTCAGTTGGTAGAGCTCCGCTCTTGCAATTGGGTCGTTGCGATTACGGGTTGGATGTCTAATTGTCCAGGCGGTAATGATAGTATCTTGTACCTGAACCGGTGGCTCACTTTTTCTAAGTAATGGGGAAGAGGACCGAAACGTGCCACTGAAAGACTCTACTGAGACAAAGATGGGCTGTCAAGAACGTAGAGGAGGTAGGATGGGCAGTTGGTCAGATCTAGTATGGATCGTACATGGACGGTAGTTGGAGTCGGCGGCTCTCCCAGGGTTCCCTCATCTGAGATCTCTGGGGAAGAGGATCAAGTTGGCCCTTGCGAACAGCTTGATGCACTATCTCCCTTCAACCCTTTGAGCGAAATGCGGCAAAAGAAAAGGAAGGAAAATCCATGGACCGACCCCATCATCTCCACCCCGTAGGAACTACGAGATCACCCCAAGGACGCCTTCGGCATCCAGGGGTCACGGACCGACCATAGAACCCTGTTCAATAAGTGGAACGCATTAGCTGTCCGCTCTCAGGTTGGGCAGTCAGGGTCGGAGAAGGGCAATGACTCATTCTTAGTTAGAATGGGATTCCAACTCAGCACCTTTTGAGTGAGATTTTGAGAAGAGTTGCTCTTTGGAGAGCACAGTACGATGAAAGTTGTAAGCTGTGTTCGGGGGGGAGTTATTGTCTATCGTTGGCCTCTATGGTAGAATCAGTCGGGGGACCTGAGAGGCGGTGGTTTACCCTGCGGCGGATGTCAGCGGTTCGAGTCCGCTTATCTCCAACTCGTGAACTTAGCCGATACAAAGCTTTATGATAGCACCCAATTTTTCCGATTCGGCGGTTCGATCTATGATTTATCATTCATGGACGTTGATAAGATCCATCCATTTAGCAGCACCTTAGGATGGCATAGCCTTAAAAGTGAAGGGCGAGGTTCAAACGAGGAAAGGCTTACGGTGGATACCTAGGCACCCAGAGACGAGGAAGGGCGTAGTAATCGACGAAATGCTTCGGGGAGTTGAAAATAAGCATAGATCCGGAGATTCCCGAATAGGGCAACCTTTCGAACTGCTGCTGAATCCATGGGCAGGCAAGAGACAACCTGGCGAACTGAAACATCTTAGTAGCCAGAGGAAAAGAAAGCAAAAGCGATTCCCGTAGTAGCGGCGAGCGAAATGGGAGCAGCCTAAACCGTGAAAACGGGGTTGTGGGAGAGCAATACAAGCGTCGTGCTGCTAGGCGAAGCAGCCCGAATGCTGCACCCTAGATGGCGAAAGTCCAGTAGCCGAAAGCATCACTAGCTTATGCTCTGACCCGAGTAGCATGGGGCACGTGGAATCCCGTGTGAATCAGCAAGGACCACCTTGCAAGGCTAAATACTCCTGGGTGACCGATAGCGAAGTAGTACCGTGAGGGAAGGGTGAAAAGAACCCCCATCGGGGAGTGAAATAGAACATGAAACCGTAAGCTCCCAAGCAGTGGGAGGAGCCAGGGCTCTGACCGCGTGCCTGTTGAAGAATGAGCCGGCGACTCATAGGCAGTGGCTTGGTTAAGGGAACCCACCGGAGCCGTAGCGAAAGCGAGTCTTCATAGGGCAATTGTCACTGCTTATGGACCCGAACCTGGGTGATCTATCCATGACCAGGATGAAGCTTGGGTGAAACTAAGTGGAGGTCCGAACCGACTGATGTTGAAGAATCAGCGGATGAGTTGTGGTTAGGGGTGAAATGCCACTCGAACCCAGAGCTAGCTGGTTCTCCCCGAAATGCGTTGAGGCGCAGCAGTTGACTGGACATCTAGGGGTAAAGCACTGTTTCGGTGCGGGCCGCGAGAGCGGTACCAAATCGAGGCAAACTCTGAATACTAGATATGACCTCAAAATAACAGGGGTCAAGGTCGGCTAGTGAGACGATGGGGGATAAGCTTCATCGTCGAGAGGGAAACAGCCCGGATCACCAGCTAAGGCCCCTAAATGATCGCTCAGTGATAAAGGAGGTAGGGGTGCAGAGACAGCCAGGAGGTTTGCCTAGAAGCAGCCACCCTTGAAAGAGTGCGTAATAGCTCACTGATCGAGCGCTCTTGCGCCGAAGATGAACGGGGCTAAGCGATCTGCCGAAGCTGTGGGATGTAAAAATACATCGGTAGGGGAGCGTTCCGCCTTAGAGAGAAGCCTCCGCGCGAGCGGTGGTGGACGAAGCGGAAGCGAGAATGTCGGCTTGAGTAACGCAAACATTGGTGAGAATCCAATGCCCCGAAAACCTAAGGGTTCCTCCGCAAGGTTCGTCCACGGAGGGTGAGTCAGGGCCTAAGATCAGGCCGAAAGGCGTAGTCGATGGACAACAGGTGAATATTCCTGTACTGCCCCTTGTTGGTCCCGAGGGACGGAGGAGGCTAGGTTAGCCGAAAGATGGTTATCGGTTCAAGAACGTAAGGTGTCCCTGCTTTGTCAGGGTAAGAAGGGGTAGAGAAAATGCCTCGAGCCAATGTTCGAATACCAGGCGCTACGGCGCTGAAGTAACCCATGCCATACTCCCAGGAAAAGCTCGAACGACTTTGAGCAAGAGGGTACCTGTACCCGAAACCGACACAGGTGGGTAGGTAGAGAATACCTAGGGGCGCGAGACAACTCTCTCTAAGGAACTCGGCAAAATAGCCCCGTAACTTCGGGAGAAGGGGTGCCTCCTCACAAAGGGGGTCGCAGTGACCAGGCCCGGGCGACTGTTTACCAAAAACACAGGTCTCCGCAAAGTCGTAAGACCATGTATGGGGGCTGACGCCTGCCCAGTGCCGGAAGGTCAAGGAAGTTGGTGACCTGATGACAGGGGAGCCGGCGACCGAAGCCCCGGTGAACGGCGGCCGTAACTATAACGGTCCTAAGGTAGCGAAATTCCTTGTCGGGTAAGTTCCGACCCGCACGAAAGGCGTAACGATCTGGGCACTGTCTCGGAGAGAGGCTCGGTGAAATAGACATGTCTGTGAAGATGCGGACTACCTGCACCTGGACAGAAAGACCCTATGAAGCTTCACTGTTCCCTGGGATTGGCTTTGGGCCTTTCCTGCGCAGCTTAGGTGGAAGGCGAAGAAGGCCTCCTTCCGGGGGGGCCCGAGCCATCAGTGAGATACCACTCTGGAAGGGCTAGAATTCTAACCTTGTGTCAGGACCTACGGGCCAAGGGACAGTCTCAGGTAGACAGTTTCTATGGGGCGTAGGCCTCCCAAAAGGTAACGGAGGCGTGCAAAGGTTTCCTCGGGCCGGACGGAGATTGGCCCTCGAGTGCAAAGGCAGAAGGGAGCTTGACTGCAAGACCCACCCGTCGAGCAGGGACGAAAGTCGGCCTTAGTGATCCGACGGTGCCGAGTGGAAGGGCCGTCGCTCAACGGATAAAAGTTACTCTAGGGATAACAGGCTGATCTTCCCCAAGAGCTCACATCGACGGGAAGGTTTGGCACCTCGATGTCGGCTCTTCGCCACCTGGGGCTGTAGTATGTTCCAAGGGTTGGGCTGTTCGCCCATTAAAGCGGTACGTGAGCTGGGTTCAGAACGTCGTGAGACAGTTCGGTCCATATCCGGTGTGGGCGTTAGAGCATTGAGAGGACCTTTCCCTAGTACGAGAGGACCGGGAAGGACGCACCTCTGGTGTACCAGTTATCGTGCCCACGGTAAACGCTGGGTAGCCAAGTGCGGAGCGGATAACTGCTGAAAGCATCTAAGTAGTAAGCCCACCCCAAGATGAGTGCTCTCCTATTCCGACTTCCCCAGAGCCTCCGGTAGCACAGCCGAGACAGCGACGGGTTCTCTGCCCCTGCGGGGATGGAGCGACAGAAGTTTTTTTGAGAATTCAAGAGAAGGTCACGGCGAGACGAGCCGTTTATCATTACGATAGGTGTCAAGTGGAAGTGCAGTGATGTATGCAGCTGAGGCATCCTAACAGACCGGTAGACTTGAACCTTGTTCCTACATGACCTGATCAATTCGATCAGGCACTCGCCATCTATTTTCATTGTTCAAATCTTTGACAACACGAAAAAACCATTGTTCAACTCTTTGACAACATGAAAAAACCAAAAGCTCTGCCCTCCCTCTCTATCTATCCAAGGGATGGAAGGGCAGAGGCCTTTGGTGTCCCCTCCAGTCAAGAATTGGGGCCTCACAATCACTAGCCAATATGCTTTTCTCTCATGCCTTTCTTCGTTCATGGTTCGATATTCTGGTGTCCTAGGCGTAGAGGAACCACACCAATCCATCCCGAACTTGGTGGTTAAACTCTACTGCGGTGACGATACTGTAGGGGAGGTCCTGCGGAAAAATAGCTCGACGCCAGGATGATAAAAAGCTTAACACCTCTCATTCTTATTACTTTTTCAATATGAAAACGAAAAAAAAAAAAATGAAAAATCAAAAGGTCGTTTTATTCAAAACCCCAATTGTGACATCCCTTCTCTCCCACTTCACACCTCGGAACGCACCCTTCTTATAGAGATAAACGCGCCTTCACATCTTCTTAACCCGAAATGGCTGGGGAGAGGAAAGGTTCCTTTTTTTGAGGGTACTCCCGGGAACAGATCCAGTGGAGACGGGGTGGGGCCTGTAGCTCAGAGGATTAGAGCACGTGGCTACGAACCACGGTGTCGGGGGTTCGAATCCCTCCTCGCCCACAACCGGCCCAAAAGGGAAGTACCTTTCCCTCTGGGGGTAGGAAAATCATGATCGGGATAGCGAACCAAAAGCTATGGAACTTGGGTGTGGGTCTTTTGTCGAAATGGAATGGCTTTTCTTTTTCTCTTTTTATTTATCGTGAATGGGGGAATCATTACACATAGTATGCCCGGTCAGCATATTTTTTTGTTTTACGCCCCGTAACTCTTCCTCAGCCAGGCTTGGGCAGAATAGCAGAGCAAGTATTAGTAGCATAACAAAAAAGCCTTCCTCGTCATTAATATCTTTGCTCGCGGCAATTGTGACCTCTCGGGAGAATCGATGACTGCATCTTTGATGCAGTGCTAGTATATCTGAGACTTCTTAATTGGCTAGTTGTAAATAGCCCCAGGGCTATGGAACAAAGGATTATCTCGGACCTAGACCGAGGTATTGATGGTGATTTTCTAATCTCGCAGAACAGAATGTGATACGATGAGATAGAATGCAATAGAAACAAAGACAGGGAACGGGTTACCTACTCTTAACGGGCAAAGCGAGCCCCTTTATTCTGAATTCTTTAATTCAGAATCAATCAAATCTCCCCAAGTAGGATTCGAACCTACGACCAATCGGTTAACAGCCGACCGCTCTACCACTGAGCTACTGAGGAACAACAGGAGATTCGATCTCATAGAGTTCAATTCCCGTTCCCAACCCATGACCAATATGAGCTCGAAGCTTCCTTCGTAACTCCCGGAACTTCTTCGTAGTGGCTCCCTTACATGCCTCATTTCAGAGGGAACCTCAAAGTGGCTCTATTTCATTATATTCCATCCATATCCCAATTCCATTCATTTAATATCCCTTTGGTGTCATTGACATAACAGATGTCGTTTCTAGTCTATCTCTTTCTATTTCTTTTCTATATATGGAAAGTTCAAAAATCATCATATAATAATCCAGAAATTGCAATAGAAAAGAAATAAGGGAGGTTTGTGATGATTTTTCAATCTTTTCTACTAGGTAATCTAGTATCCTTATGCATGAAGATAATCAATTCGGTCGTTGTGGTCGGACTCTATTATGGATTTCTGACCACATTCTCCATAGGGCCCTCTTATCTCTTCCTTCTCCGAGCTCTGGTTATGGAAGAAGGAACCGAGAAGAAGGTATCAGCAACAACTGGTTTTATTACGGGGCAGCTCATGATGTTCATATCGATCTATTATGCGCCTCTGCATCTAGCATTGGGTAGACCTCATACAATAACTGTCCTAGCTCTACCATATCTTTTGTTTCATTTCTTCTGGAACAATCACAAACACTTTTTTGATTATGGATCTACTACCAGAAATTCAATGCGTAATCTCAGCATTCAATGTGTATTCCTGAATAATCTCATTTTTCAATTATTCAACCATTTCATTTTACCAAGTTCAATGTTAGCCAGATTAGTCAACATTTATCTCTTTCGATGCAACAGCAAGATCTTATTTGTAACAAGTGGTTTTGTTGGTTGGTTAATTGGTCACATTTTATTCATGAAATGGCTTGGATTGGTATTAGTCTGGATACGGCAAAATCATTCTATTAGATCGAATAAGTACATTCGATCTAATAAGTACCTTGTGTTAGAATTGAGAAATTCTATGGCTCGGATCTTTAGTATTCTCTTATTTATTACCTGTGTCTACTATTTAGGCAGAATACCCTCACCCATTCTTACTAAGAAACTAAAAGAAGCCTCAAAAACAGAAGAAAGGGTGGAAAGTGAGGAAGAAAGAGATGTAGAAATAGAAACAGCTTCCGAAATGAAGGGGACTAAACAGGAACAAGAGGGATCCACTGAAGAAGATCCTTATCCTTCTCCTTCCCTTTTTTCGGAAGAAAGGTGGGATCCGGACAAAATCGATGAAACGGAAGAAATCCGAGTGAATGGAAAGGACAAAATAAAGGATAAATTCCACTCTCACCTTACAGAGACAGGCTATAATTGTAATTGTGAATTAAAAAAAACAGAAAATAAGGAATTTGATTCACAAAGTTGAAAAGAGTAAGTAATAAACTAATAAAAAGATTGAAACATAAGCTAAATACAAGAAAAGATAAGAAGAGATGCGTCCGCCCCCTATATATTTGATACCTTCTCCTACAATGAAACTAATAACCCCAACCCCGTTAGTCATCCCATCAATTACTCGTCGATCAAAAAAATGAGTAAATTCAGCTAATCCTCTTATCCCACCAACTAAGAATCTTGTATAAAAAGCATCTATGTAAGCACGATTATATGACCAATCATATATGCCATTTATAATTTTGTCCCACAGAATTCTCTTAGGACCCTTTTTAACAAAAGAATTAATTAACTCAAAATTTTTTAAAGAAGAATAAATGGGTTTATATAAAAAGGATGCTATAAATATTCCGAAATAAGCTATACTGACTGAAAGAACTGCATCCTTTAAAAATTCATTCCAATCCATCGAATTATTCGACTTTTGATGCAAAAGATTTATAGATGGAGCTAACCATTTCGATAATATATCCAAATTCCCTCCCTCTTGGTTGAAAGGAATTCCTATAGATCCAACAAACAAAGTAAAGAGTCCTAATACAAATATTGGGAATAGCATAGTATTGTCCGATTCATAAGGATAGGAATAAACCGCTTTATGCTCAAAATGAGCAATAGTCATAAAAGGTCGTGTCATCTTTCTTCCATTTTTATCAATTGGATATTTAGTTTTTGCAAAAAAATAAGTACTTTCATTATTATTCATAGTTAATAAACAAGAGTTTTTCTTAACTCCGTTTTTACCCCATAGAGATATTGAATAGAAGGGGGTTTTTTGTTTCCCACCATAATTTGGAAAATGAGCGTTTAAATGCCCTTCAAAAGTAAGTAAATAGATCCGAAACATATAAAATGCGGTTAATCCCGCCGTGGCCCAAGCTATTATTGCGAAAATTGGCGAATACAACCAACTATCATTAAGAATTTCATCTTTGGACCAAAAACAAGCAAGAGGTGGAATACCACAAAGAGAAAGTGTACCTAATAAAAATGTGATTTTGCTAATTGGTACATGTTTTCTTAAACCTCCCATAAGACCCATATTCTGACTTTTAGCTGGAGAATATCCAACAATAGTTTCCATTGAATGAATAATGGATCCGGATCCTAAAAATAATAATGCTTTGGAATAAGCATGAGTAATCAAATGAAATAAAGCGCTTCGATAAGACCCCATACCAAGAGCTAACATCATATAACCCAATTGAGACATTGTGGAATAGGCTAAACCTCTCTTAATGTCTTTTTGAGCAAGAGCTAAAGTAGCTCCTAATAATACTGTTATTATTCCTATAACCGAGATCAAATACATTATGTAAGGTATAACTCTGAAAAGAGGAAGAAGCCGAGCTACAAGAAAAATTCCCGCCGCTACCATAGTAGCAGCATGTATAAGAGCCGAAATGGGAGTAGGCCCCTCCATGGCATCAGGTAACCATACATGAAGGGGGAATTGGGCGGATTTAGCAACTGCACCGGCAAATAAGAGAACAGCACATAAAGTAACAAATAAAAAATCGACTTCATTATTATAAATCAAGTTATTGAATATTTCGAATAAATCCCTAAATTCGAAACTCCCTGTTATCCAATAAAAACCTAAAATTCCTAATAATAAACCAAAATCCCCTACACGATTAGTTACAAACGCTTTTTGACAAGCATTTGCCGCAACAGGTCGTGTAAACCAAAATCCTATTAATAGATAGGAACACAGCCCAACCAATTCCCAAAAAATATAAATTTGTATCAAATTCGAACTAGTAACTAATCCCAACATGGAAGTACTGAAAAAACTCATATAAGCAAAAAATCTCAAATAGCCTTGATCATGAGCCATATAATTATCACTATAAATAAGAACCATAATTCCAACCGTAGTGATTAATATTGACATAATAGAAGTAAGTGGGTCGATCAAGTATCCGAAGTCTAAAGAAAAATCATTATTGATGATCCAAGACCATACATATTGATAAAAAGAACTGCTATTTATTTGCTGAATAGACAGGTAGATTGAAAAAACCATGACTATGCTTAACAATAAAACACTCTGAAAAGCCCACATACGGCGAAAACTTTTTGTTGCCGTTGGAAAAAGAAAAAGTCCCGCTCCTATTAACATAGGGACTGGAAGTGGAATGAAAGGTATGATCCACGCATATTCATATGTCTGTTCCATAAAAAAGTTTTGAATTCTTAATTAATTGTTTCCGATTCACCGGATCTTACCTCTTTTGAAAGGAGTCAATAAAAAGTCAAAATATGGACTAACTGAAACTAATTTAAAACTTAAATCGAATTTTCTATTCTTACTTATTCTGAGTCTTTGCTAAATACTTCAACTATTGAAATCAAGAAGTTACAATTGGTCAAATGATATGAAAGGGATTAATTACTAGTCTCTTTTGAAATAGGCCTATTTTTCTCCAAGTTTGACCAGTGAATCGAACGGGGATTCAAGTTTTTCATTTCATGAAGTAAAAATGCGGTTCTTATCTTTAAACCTTTCGAGGTATTTTATTGCATGTAAATGAAATGTGGAACCATAAATAGAAATCGAGTATTTTTTGGATTCTTTATTTTATTTTTTCTTTTTATTAAGTTCAACTAATTTCCTTTCTACAGAACAGCCGATTAGCAAATTCTATAGGTATAGATTTTATGAATCAAAAATAATGTGAAATAAAGATACCAGTCAATAGAGAACCTTTTTTTTACAATTATGAATGTTTTATGGAATAGAAAAACTTGAAAAAAACACATATTGACCTTCTTTTTTTATTTCCAGTATTATGCAATTTTCACACATCTTTTGCCTATCTCGATAATGTTTTATTTTAGGACGACACTATTAGCTCGAAAATAAATAGTAGTAAAAAGAATTCGTTTTGAACAATAGATGTCTTTCACATCCAGCTATAACAATGAGTAATTTTTTAATTTCTAAATGGCAGTTCCAAAAAAACGCACTTCGACATCAAAAAAGCGTATTCGTAAAAATATTTGGAAAAGGAAGGGATATTCGATCGCATTAAAGGCTTTTTCATTAGCGAAATCTCTTTCTACCGGGAATTCAAAAAGTTTTTTTGTACGCCAAACAAAAATAAATAAGTAATAAAACGTTCGAATAATTTGAATCAACTTGAAAAAAGAATTCAATTATTCTTAAATTATTCAATTAGATAATAATTGAATAATTTAACGATTTCCCTTTCATATTTGATATTGATTAGCTCACCAATCAATACGTAATGGAACTCGCTTCGCTTTTCTGATTGATAGATAAAATAATAGAATTAGGAAATCCTCTATTTACTGAATAATAACTTTTTTGTTGACAAAAGAGTAAACATCATTTCTATTCCAAGGTGGGGAGTTTCATTTTCCCCATCGACCTATTTGCAGAATTCCATTAAAAAAAAATTCTATATTTCCATTCTATTTCCATATCTATAGAAGAACGTATATAAAAATCTTTAGTGAAATTAGTGAAAGTTAAGAACTCATTGAAACTAATTGATTCTATTTTGAAACCTTTTTGTTTTGTCTAACTTTCTAACTCTTTATTTTCTCTGAATTATTATATAGATACCCATGTATATCTTGCCCTTAACCCAATAGAGAAAATTGCTTAATGAAATTCTGTATGACTGGTTGTCAATTTTGAGCGATGCAAAATAGGTTCTTTTCTTTCTATTTTGTCTTCAAAATCCATTTTTTGTTTTAGATTTCTGAAATAAAATAAATAGGAAATAGCTGATTAAACAATGAAAACAAAAAATTTGGGAACTCTATTCCTTAATTGAGTATAGAACGGTTTAGTTACAAGAGTTCAATTCGAGGAAAGCATAAAATATGGGAAAGTCCCAGGTTAAATAAAAAAAACTAAGACTCTAAACTCAAATCTAAAATAATGAACCTTCAACTTCAAATTCCTATTTGAACAACTTTTTATTGTTATTGATCCATTTGAATCATTACTAAACTAAAATAGCTTCCTCAATCTCGACGATTGCTTATTCATAGGCTATTATGAGTTCAAGACAGGCCGCTATGGTGAAATTGGTAGACACGCTGCTCTTAGGAAGCAGTGCTAATGCATCTCGGTTCGAGTCCGAGTGGCGGCATACCGTCTTCTAAAAAGGATAAATAGATCTTATAATGAATTCAATTCCCGATTTCCTTTTTAGAATTATGTAATTAAGGGACTCTTCTTTTTTAAGATTTTTTATGATATTTTCAACCTTAGAGCATATATTAACTCACATTTCCTTTTCGATCGTTTCAATTGTAATTACAATTCATTTGATAACCTTTTTAGTCGATGAAATCGTAAAACTATACGATTCATCAGAAAAGGGCATAATAGTTACTTTTTTCTGTATAACAGGATTATTAGTTACTCGTTGGATTTCTTCTGGACATTTCCCACTAAGCGATTTATATGAATCATTAATTTTCCTTTCATGGAGTTTCTCCCTTATTCATATAATTCCGTATTTCAAAAAAAATGTTTTAATTTTAAGTAAAATAACTGGCCCTAGTGCTATTTTTACCCAAGGCTTTGCTACGTCAGGTATTTTAACTGAAATACACCAATCTGTAATATTAGTACCTGCTCTTCAATCCGAGTGGTTAATAATGCACGTAAGTATGATGATATTGGGCTATGCAGCTCTTTTATGTGGATCATTATTATCAGTAGCACTTCTAGTGATTACATTTCGAAAAAACAGACAGCTTTTTTATAAGAGCAATGGTTTTTTAAACGAGTCATTTTTCTTGGGTGAAAATGTTTTACAAAATACTTCTTTTTTTTCTGCTAAAAATTATTACAGGTCCCAATTGATTCAACAATTGGATTATTGGAGTTATCGGGTTATTAGTTTAGGATTTACTTTTTTAACCATAGGAATCCTTTCGGGAGCGGTATGGGCTAATGAAGCGTGGGGGTCGTATTGGAATTGGGACCCAAAAGAAACTTGGGCATTTATTACTTGGATCGTATTTGCAATTTATTTACATACTCGAACAAATAGAAATTTGCGGGGTGCAAATTCTGCAATTGTAGCGTCTATAGGCTTTCTTATAATTTGGATATGCTATTTTGGGGTCAATCTTTTAGGAATAGGGTTACATAGTTATGGTTCTTTTCCATCAACATTTAATTGAATTCAAGACAAGTTATTACAAATACAAGAGCGGGCGGCGCATTGTATGAACCAGCGTGCGGACCGTGTGAATCATCAATACAATATTTGATTCACACGGTTTTCTACCATATGTAGTTCAATTTCATTGTTTTTACTTAACTTAAGAGTTAAGAGAAGAAAAAAAGTCTTCTTTTTTTCATTGTCCAAGAATGTTTTTCAAAACAAACATAGGTTTTTTTTATTTCAGTCATCCAAATTATCTATAAAAAAAATTAGATAGAATAACTTCGACCTTGTCAACTGCTAATGAAAGAACGAAATCCGGGTATATACCAATACCTATTACGGGTAAAAAGATGGAGATCGAAAGAAATAACTCTCGCGGTCCAGAATCAAAAAAAGAATCCTTCGGGGCATTAAATAGCTTGTATCCATAGAACATCTGGCGTGACATAGATAATGAATAAATAGGAGTTAATATCATTCCAATTGCCATTACAAAAGTAATTAGTATTTTTGGAATTAAAAGATATTTTTGGCCGGTAATTATTCCAAAAAATACTATCAATTCGGCAACAAAACCACTCATACCTGGTAATGCAAGGGAAGCCATCGAAAAGCTACTGAACATCGTGAACATTTTTGGCATTGGAATAGCTATTCCGCCCATTTCGTCAAGATAAACAAGGCGGATTCTATCATAAGTCGTTCCCGCCAAGAAAAAAAGTGCAGCACCAATAAATCCATGAGATATTATTTGTAAAAGGGCTCCATTAAGTCCCGTGTCGGTTAGAGAACTAATTCCTATAATTATGAAACCCATATGAGAGACAGAGGAATAGGCTATTCTTTTTTTTAAATTCCGTTGGCCAAGAGATGTTAAAGCTGCATAGATTATTTGTATTGTACCTATTATCATCAACCAAGGAGAAAATATAGAATGGGCATGAGGTAATAATTCCATATTGATTCGAATTAATCCATACGCTCCCATTTTTAATAAAATTCCGGCTAGAAGCATACAAGTACTGTAATGTGCTTCTCCATGGGTATCTGGTAACCATGTGTGTAGGGGGATAATGGGCGATTTGACAGCAAAAGCAATAAAAAATCCAATATAGAATATTATTTCTAAAACCACAGGATATGACTGATTAACTGATGTTTCAAAATTTAATGTTGGTTCATTAGAACCATATAAAGCAAGACCCAAAACTCCCATTAAGAGAAAAACAGAACCCCCCGCCGTGTACAAAATAAATTTTGTAGCTGAGTACAGACGTTTCTTTCCTCCCCACATGCATAGAAGTAGATAAACAGGAATTAATTCTAACTCCCACATGATGAAAAAAAGTAAAAGGTCCCGAGACGAAAATGATCCAATTTGACCACTGTACATTGCTAACATGAGAAAATGGAATAATCGAGAATCTCGAGTAACTGGCCAAGCCGCTAAAGTAGCTAAAGTAGTGATAAATCCTGTTAATAAAATGGGTCCTATAGAAAGTCCATCTATTCCTAATCTCCAATGGAAATCAAAAAAATTGATCCATTTATAATCCTCCACTAGTTGGATTAATGGATCATCCGATTGGAAATGATAACAAAATGCATAAGTCGTTAGAAGGAGTTCTAAAATACATATACATATCGTATACCACCTAATTACCCTATTTCCTTTATGGGGAAGAAAGAAAATTAAGGAACCCGCAAATATTGGAAAAACTACAATTATTGTTAACCAAGGAAAATAATTCGTAGTAAAGACAAGATACACTTGGACCATAAAAACCC harbors:
- a CDS encoding hypothetical protein (ORF75), with the translated sequence MRHVREPLRRSSGSYEGSFELILVMGWERELNSMRSNLLLFLSSSVVERSAVNRLVVGSNPTWGDLIDSELKNSE
- a CDS encoding hypothetical protein (ORF350); the protein is MMIFQSFLLGNLVSLCMKIINSVVVVGLYYGFLTTFSIGPSYLFLLRALVMEEGTEKKVSATTGFITGQLMMFISIYYAPLHLALGRPHTITVLALPYLLFHFFWNNHKHFFDYGSTTRNSMRNLSIQCVFLNNLIFQLFNHFILPSSMLARLVNIYLFRCNSKILFVTSGFVGWLIGHILFMKWLGLVLVWIRQNHSIRSNKYIRSNKYLVLELRNSMARIFSILLFITCVYYLGRIPSPILTKKLKEASKTEERVESEEERDVEIETASEMKGTKQEQEGSTEEDPYPSPSLFSEERWDPDKIDETEEIRVNGKDKIKDKFHSHLTETGYNCNCELKKTENKEFDSQS
- the ndhF gene encoding NADH dehydrogenase subunit 5 codes for the protein MEQTYEYAWIIPFIPLPVPMLIGAGLFLFPTATKSFRRMWAFQSVLLLSIVMVFSIYLSIQQINSSSFYQYVWSWIINNDFSLDFGYLIDPLTSIMSILITTVGIMVLIYSDNYMAHDQGYLRFFAYMSFFSTSMLGLVTSSNLIQIYIFWELVGLCSYLLIGFWFTRPVAANACQKAFVTNRVGDFGLLLGILGFYWITGSFEFRDLFEIFNNLIYNNEVDFLFVTLCAVLLFAGAVAKSAQFPLHVWLPDAMEGPTPISALIHAATMVAAGIFLVARLLPLFRVIPYIMYLISVIGIITVLLGATLALAQKDIKRGLAYSTMSQLGYMMLALGMGSYRSALFHLITHAYSKALLFLGSGSIIHSMETIVGYSPAKSQNMGLMGGLRKHVPISKITFLLGTLSLCGIPPLACFWSKDEILNDSWLYSPIFAIIAWATAGLTAFYMFRIYLLTFEGHLNAHFPNYGGKQKTPFYSISLWGKNGVKKNSCLLTMNNNESTYFFAKTKYPIDKNGRKMTRPFMTIAHFEHKAVYSYPYESDNTMLFPIFVLGLFTLFVGSIGIPFNQEGGNLDILSKWLAPSINLLHQKSNNSMDWNEFLKDAVLSVSIAYFGIFIASFLYKPIYSSLKNFELINSFVKKGPKRILWDKIINGIYDWSYNRAYIDAFYTRFLVGGIRGLAEFTHFFDRRVIDGMTNGVGVISFIVGEGIKYIGGGRISSYLFLYLAYVSIFLLVYYLLFSTL
- the rpl32 gene encoding ribosomal protein L32 encodes the protein MAVPKKRTSTSKKRIRKNIWKRKGYSIALKAFSLAKSLSTGNSKSFFVRQTKINK
- the ccsA gene encoding cytochrome c biogenesis protein: MIFSTLEHILTHISFSIVSIVITIHLITFLVDEIVKLYDSSEKGIIVTFFCITGLLVTRWISSGHFPLSDLYESLIFLSWSFSLIHIIPYFKKNVLILSKITGPSAIFTQGFATSGILTEIHQSVILVPALQSEWLIMHVSMMILGYAALLCGSLLSVALLVITFRKNRQLFYKSNGFLNESFFLGENVLQNTSFFSAKNYYRSQLIQQLDYWSYRVISLGFTFLTIGILSGAVWANEAWGSYWNWDPKETWAFITWIVFAIYLHTRTNRNLRGANSAIVASIGFLIIWICYFGVNLLGIGLHSYGSFPSTFN